In Marinobacter salsuginis, one DNA window encodes the following:
- a CDS encoding AMP-binding protein — protein sequence MSLPEYTDVYNNFDPAALEADILDGRLDSGLNVCHEICDKWADDPSRVALYYETEDGGDGTLTFAELKEASARFANYLKSKGIGKGDRVAALLPRTPELLIVIAGTLRAGAVYQPLFTAFGSGAIEYRFERACTKLVVTNPENYPKLNDVKVCPPVVGVNASEIGADIPDFEQTLAAQSSEFEPVMIKGDDPFLQMFTSGTVGKSKGVAVPAKALLAFYVYMKYAIDLQDGDKFWNVADPGWAYGLYYAVVGPLLMGHATHFNPGGFTPESTYDMIRKYKITNLAAAPTAYRLLKANDHVLPEGENLGLRVASSAGEPLNPEVVNWIRNRHFCPVKDHYGQTETGMTCCNFHGLAHPVREGSMGYASPGHKVVALNEKNEVVGEGEVGQLAVDVKASPLFHFDGYTWGEKDPFVNGYYLTGDMVINHGNGNFSFSGRDDDIITTAGYRVGPADVESTLLEHAAVAESGVVGKPDEKRGSIIKAYVVIKGDYAVGDEQALKDELQELVRRRLSTHAFPREIEFVDELPKTPSGKIQRFVLRNQAKEEIGA from the coding sequence ATGAGCCTTCCGGAATATACCGACGTTTACAACAACTTCGATCCTGCTGCTCTGGAAGCGGACATCCTGGATGGACGTCTGGATAGCGGGCTCAACGTATGTCACGAAATCTGCGACAAGTGGGCGGATGATCCCAGTCGCGTTGCCCTTTACTACGAAACCGAGGATGGCGGTGACGGCACCCTGACTTTCGCCGAACTGAAAGAGGCCTCCGCGCGTTTTGCCAATTATCTGAAATCCAAAGGCATCGGGAAGGGCGACCGGGTGGCTGCACTCCTGCCGCGCACGCCTGAGCTGCTGATCGTTATCGCCGGAACCCTGCGTGCCGGCGCCGTGTATCAGCCACTGTTCACTGCCTTCGGTTCCGGGGCCATCGAATACCGTTTTGAACGAGCCTGTACCAAGCTGGTAGTGACCAACCCTGAAAACTACCCCAAGCTGAACGACGTCAAGGTGTGCCCGCCAGTTGTTGGCGTCAACGCCAGTGAGATTGGTGCGGACATTCCCGATTTCGAACAAACTCTGGCCGCCCAGTCCAGCGAGTTTGAGCCAGTCATGATCAAGGGCGATGATCCGTTCCTTCAGATGTTCACCTCCGGAACCGTCGGTAAATCCAAGGGCGTCGCGGTTCCCGCCAAAGCACTGCTGGCGTTCTACGTCTACATGAAGTATGCCATTGATCTGCAGGACGGCGACAAGTTCTGGAACGTGGCCGATCCTGGCTGGGCCTACGGTCTTTACTACGCGGTGGTAGGGCCCCTGCTGATGGGCCACGCGACCCATTTCAACCCGGGCGGTTTCACGCCGGAATCCACCTACGACATGATCCGCAAATACAAGATCACCAACCTGGCAGCGGCGCCTACGGCTTACCGCCTGCTCAAGGCCAACGATCACGTTCTGCCGGAAGGCGAAAACCTGGGCCTGCGGGTTGCCAGCAGTGCCGGTGAACCTCTGAACCCGGAAGTGGTGAACTGGATTCGCAATCGCCACTTCTGCCCCGTGAAAGACCACTACGGCCAGACCGAAACCGGCATGACCTGTTGCAACTTCCACGGTCTTGCGCATCCGGTCCGCGAAGGTTCCATGGGCTATGCGTCCCCGGGCCACAAGGTGGTTGCCCTGAATGAGAAGAACGAAGTTGTGGGCGAGGGCGAAGTCGGGCAGCTGGCTGTCGACGTGAAGGCCTCCCCGCTCTTCCATTTCGACGGTTACACCTGGGGTGAGAAAGATCCGTTTGTGAACGGTTACTACCTCACCGGCGACATGGTTATCAATCACGGCAACGGCAACTTCTCCTTCAGCGGCCGGGACGATGACATCATCACCACCGCCGGCTACCGCGTGGGCCCCGCCGACGTGGAAAGCACCTTGCTGGAGCACGCCGCTGTGGCGGAGTCAGGTGTTGTCGGCAAGCCCGATGAGAAGCGCGGCTCCATTATCAAGGCCTATGTGGTGATCAAGGGCGATTATGCCGTCGGAGATGAACAGGCCCTGAAAGATGAGCTTCAGGAACTGGTGCGTCGCAGACTCTCCACCCACGCCTTCCCCCGGGAAATCGAGTTTGTTGATGAACTGCCCAAGACGCCCAGTGGCAAAATACAGCGGTTCGTTCTGCGTAATCAGGCCAAGGAAGAAATCGGCGCATGA
- a CDS encoding proline racemase family protein, which translates to MKPELTIQLMDTHAGGDVSRIVTGGIDQLPGDTVRAQMEYLRDDADGLRRLLLEEPYGVPEMSVDLLVPPTDPRAAAGYIIMEVMGYPIYSGSNTICTATAVLESGIVPKQEGNQNFLLESPAGLVQIEATVQDGVVEAITCEGLPSYIHTYKASIDVPSLGEITYSVAYSGGFYALVDASSLGFDLTLDEERKLSETAHAIVEAIQAERGFSHYTLGDVGPLPFLHFMGPVEHVAEGYYRSRSATYVHPGVICRSTTGTGTSARLALMNYEGNIKPGDKLETVSLRETGFIGEFTAVEEEGEYQVIKNSITGKGYVIARSDIVVNCDDPMVECGSLHHILSSRHSEKFPPQS; encoded by the coding sequence ATGAAACCCGAGCTAACCATTCAGTTGATGGATACCCATGCCGGCGGTGATGTCAGCCGGATCGTGACCGGTGGCATTGATCAATTGCCCGGCGATACGGTTCGTGCGCAGATGGAATACCTGCGCGATGATGCCGATGGCCTGCGTCGGCTTTTGTTGGAAGAGCCATATGGCGTGCCCGAAATGTCCGTGGATTTGCTGGTGCCGCCAACGGATCCCCGAGCGGCCGCCGGTTACATCATCATGGAAGTCATGGGTTACCCGATTTACTCCGGCTCCAACACCATCTGCACGGCCACCGCAGTGTTGGAATCAGGTATCGTGCCGAAACAGGAAGGCAATCAGAACTTTCTCCTGGAATCTCCTGCTGGCCTGGTTCAGATCGAGGCGACCGTACAGGACGGCGTGGTGGAAGCCATCACCTGTGAAGGGTTGCCCAGTTATATTCACACCTACAAGGCCAGCATCGACGTGCCCTCGTTGGGTGAGATTACCTACAGCGTGGCCTACAGCGGTGGCTTTTATGCGCTGGTGGATGCGTCCAGTCTGGGCTTTGATCTGACCCTGGACGAAGAGCGCAAGCTGTCGGAAACCGCCCATGCCATTGTTGAGGCCATTCAGGCCGAACGGGGCTTTTCTCATTACACCCTTGGGGACGTGGGGCCACTGCCGTTCCTTCACTTCATGGGGCCCGTAGAGCATGTGGCCGAAGGCTATTATCGCTCCCGGTCTGCAACCTATGTGCATCCCGGTGTGATTTGCCGGAGCACCACCGGCACTGGCACCTCCGCCCGCCTGGCTTTGATGAACTACGAAGGCAACATTAAGCCGGGCGACAAGCTCGAAACCGTTTCCCTGAGAGAGACCGGTTTTATCGGTGAATTTACCGCCGTTGAAGAAGAGGGTGAATACCAGGTAATCAAGAACAGCATCACCGGCAAGGGTTATGTCATTGCCCGCTCCGACATTGTGGTGAACTGTGACGACCCAATGGTTGAGTGCGGATCCCTCCACCATATCCTGTCTAGCCGCCATTCCGAAAAATTTCCCCCTCAATCCTGA
- a CDS encoding zinc-binding dehydrogenase, whose amino-acid sequence MIPNTMKAMVLTGHGDVDKLEYQDVSVPAPGPGEVLVRVTATAKNNTDRKAREGLYPTKKGEMTSFQMGGKPTLTFPRIQGADIAGRVAAVGEGVDESRIGERGLLDFNIYANDRRDINLTPDYFGHGADGGYAEYVALPSDQFHHIPNAELSDAEVASMGMCSYQTAMHMLTSANIKAGERVLVTGASGGVGTALIQLCRIMGAIPYALSKQDKAAALLELGAEAVLDRSDMDSFVDRVKAETGGKPIDAVMDLVGGEMTDVFIDTMIFDMNARSTYPRLSIAGASGGNISEILWTRIYLYQVQIFGVSHGTREEAEQLMAWIRGGQLKPVLHGAFRLSDLHRAEEYFVNRGSNYLGKIVIVPDSQWEEHGQPWSLERA is encoded by the coding sequence ATGATCCCGAACACCATGAAAGCCATGGTTCTTACCGGTCACGGTGATGTCGATAAACTGGAGTATCAGGACGTGTCTGTTCCTGCTCCCGGGCCGGGAGAGGTGCTTGTCCGGGTCACAGCCACGGCGAAGAACAACACCGATCGCAAGGCGCGGGAAGGGCTTTATCCCACCAAAAAAGGCGAAATGACATCCTTTCAGATGGGCGGTAAGCCCACGCTGACGTTTCCCCGGATTCAGGGGGCGGATATCGCCGGGCGTGTCGCGGCCGTTGGCGAAGGGGTGGATGAGTCCCGAATCGGTGAACGGGGCCTGCTGGATTTCAACATCTACGCCAATGATCGGCGGGACATCAACCTCACGCCCGATTACTTTGGTCACGGCGCCGACGGCGGCTATGCGGAATATGTAGCGCTCCCGTCGGACCAGTTTCATCACATACCCAATGCCGAACTCTCAGATGCCGAAGTGGCGTCCATGGGCATGTGTTCCTATCAGACTGCCATGCACATGCTTACCTCGGCCAACATCAAGGCCGGGGAGCGGGTTCTGGTTACGGGGGCCAGCGGTGGCGTTGGCACCGCGCTGATCCAGCTTTGCCGGATCATGGGGGCTATTCCCTATGCCCTCAGTAAACAGGACAAGGCGGCAGCGCTGCTGGAACTGGGTGCCGAGGCGGTACTGGATCGCTCGGACATGGATAGCTTCGTGGATCGGGTGAAAGCGGAAACTGGCGGCAAACCCATTGATGCGGTGATGGATCTGGTCGGCGGTGAGATGACCGATGTGTTCATCGACACCATGATCTTTGATATGAACGCCCGCAGCACCTATCCGCGACTCAGTATTGCTGGCGCCAGCGGCGGCAATATCAGCGAAATCCTGTGGACCCGGATCTACCTCTACCAGGTACAGATCTTCGGGGTATCCCACGGCACCCGGGAGGAGGCCGAACAGTTGATGGCCTGGATCCGGGGAGGGCAACTGAAACCGGTTCTGCACGGTGCCTTCAGGCTCTCTGATCTGCATCGGGCAGAAGAATACTTTGTGAACCGGGGTAGCAATTATCTCGGCAAGATCGTGATCGTTCCCGACTCACAATGGGAAGAACACGGCCAACCCTGGTCACTGGAGAGAGCCTGA
- a CDS encoding AI-2E family transporter — MDDQSTDREPVGENKRPLISSDLATPIYGLFGLGILYTLYVAHQIVLPIILAVMTSLLLSPLVKKAYVKWRIPRMISSLVLVLLVLAGIVGITLAVATPALKWAEEVPQGISRLLVGESEISRQIARVTESAEQVEKSVEELSESEQQQPTAVVLQTDSWRSQLMTKARNGIAGLALALALTYFLLVSGDRLIKNFVRQLPIDQRKTVLRITHDSQHQIAQYLGVLGLSNLAVGTTTGLICWAVGLPDPAVWGLVAGLARFIPYLGVILSISMLTIVSAISLDEFWMMAIAPLGFLGLTTLVGFFIEPWIHGFRMAINPVIIFVSIFFWGWLWGPVGVLLAVPLMTVIQVVLKQIPKLRPVYKVIAR; from the coding sequence ATGGACGACCAATCCACAGATAGGGAACCGGTTGGCGAGAACAAGCGCCCGCTGATTTCATCAGATCTTGCCACGCCGATCTACGGGCTATTCGGCCTGGGCATCCTGTACACCCTGTACGTCGCTCACCAGATCGTCCTGCCCATCATTCTCGCGGTGATGACAAGCCTGCTACTCTCGCCTCTGGTCAAGAAGGCTTACGTTAAGTGGCGGATTCCCCGGATGATCAGTTCCCTGGTTCTGGTCCTGTTGGTACTGGCCGGAATCGTCGGCATAACTTTGGCCGTGGCGACTCCGGCGCTGAAGTGGGCGGAAGAGGTCCCGCAGGGCATCTCGCGCTTGCTGGTCGGTGAAAGTGAAATCAGTCGCCAGATCGCCCGGGTTACCGAATCTGCAGAGCAAGTTGAAAAGTCGGTGGAGGAGCTCTCAGAGTCAGAACAGCAACAGCCAACGGCGGTGGTTCTGCAAACGGACTCCTGGCGCAGCCAGTTGATGACCAAGGCTCGAAACGGCATTGCCGGCCTGGCATTGGCACTGGCATTGACCTATTTCCTGTTGGTCAGTGGAGATCGTCTGATCAAGAACTTTGTCCGTCAGCTCCCGATTGATCAGCGAAAAACCGTACTTCGGATTACTCACGATTCCCAGCATCAGATTGCCCAGTACCTGGGCGTTCTCGGCCTGAGTAATCTGGCCGTCGGCACCACAACGGGCCTGATCTGCTGGGCCGTCGGGCTGCCGGATCCAGCTGTGTGGGGGTTGGTCGCCGGGCTTGCCCGGTTTATTCCCTATCTGGGCGTTATTCTCTCTATCTCCATGTTGACGATTGTCTCTGCCATCAGCCTTGATGAATTCTGGATGATGGCCATTGCGCCGCTGGGGTTCCTCGGCCTGACCACGCTGGTCGGGTTCTTTATCGAACCGTGGATTCATGGTTTTCGGATGGCGATCAATCCGGTGATCATCTTCGTCTCGATCTTCTTCTGGGGCTGGCTCTGGGGGCCGGTGGGTGTGCTTCTGGCAGTGCCTTTGATGACCGTGATTCAGGTGGTTCTCAAGCAGATTCCCAAGCTGCGACCAGTCTATAAAGTGATTGCGAGGTAG
- a CDS encoding DUF3592 domain-containing protein, with product MKTFNTLRVIFALVGVGMLVGAFFSFQSTSTFLETATAKRGVVTDLIRSRSSDSNAYYPLVRFEDEKGRLTEFLSSSGSNPPSYSRGETVRVLFMPGNAESARIDGFFSLWGVTLIVGGLGGVFFTVGAGMFVVPAVRNSGAAKLRKTGQRVQGMFQGVEKNQMIVMNGKSPYQIVCQWQNPVTSDVHVFRSGNLWFDPSDHIQSESIPVYINPTNPKRYWVDTSFLPKMAS from the coding sequence ATGAAAACCTTCAATACGCTGCGGGTGATTTTTGCACTCGTGGGTGTCGGCATGCTTGTCGGCGCCTTTTTCTCTTTCCAGAGCACTTCAACCTTTCTTGAAACCGCAACAGCCAAGCGGGGTGTTGTAACCGACCTGATTCGATCACGATCCAGCGATTCCAATGCCTACTATCCTCTCGTCCGTTTTGAAGACGAAAAAGGCAGGCTCACAGAGTTCCTCTCATCCAGCGGGAGCAACCCTCCGAGTTATAGTCGCGGAGAGACGGTTCGTGTGTTGTTCATGCCCGGCAATGCTGAGTCTGCAAGAATCGACGGTTTCTTTTCGCTGTGGGGAGTAACCCTGATCGTCGGTGGTTTGGGCGGCGTTTTCTTTACGGTTGGAGCCGGTATGTTTGTTGTGCCGGCTGTCAGGAACAGTGGGGCTGCCAAACTTCGCAAAACCGGGCAACGGGTTCAGGGTATGTTTCAGGGTGTCGAAAAGAACCAGATGATCGTCATGAACGGCAAGAGCCCCTATCAGATCGTCTGCCAGTGGCAAAATCCAGTCACTTCCGATGTCCATGTCTTCAGGAGTGGCAACCTCTGGTTCGATCCCTCCGACCATATCCAGAGCGAGTCAATTCCCGTTTACATCAACCCCACGAACCCCAAGCGGTACTGGGTGGATACCTCCTTTTTGCCAAAGATGGCGAGCTAA
- a CDS encoding formylglycine-generating enzyme family protein, translating into MRYLVFSLLVVTSALSGCSLYYESQAKDMVQRQMDAMVFVEGGEFMMGNPGGWDGSKDSWPPHKVVLDDFYIQKYEVTQGDFELFMAVTGYEHSNSSYESLKDHSPDRFQSSFPAVVSWKDASNFCEWLGSQTGRAVELPTEAQWEYAARSGGKPFRYATENGDAKEGVTMAARPSQYRRQKKSLPQPPGSYPPNLLGLYDMSGNAAEWVRDYYHADYYERSPVNNPKGPESPMIESWSNEPFRVLRGGDFKDFSGNTTVTRRKAIQRVTNETTGFRCSLADN; encoded by the coding sequence ATGCGTTACCTCGTTTTTTCTTTACTTGTTGTCACCTCTGCCCTTTCCGGATGCAGCCTCTATTACGAATCCCAGGCAAAAGACATGGTTCAGCGCCAGATGGACGCCATGGTTTTTGTCGAAGGTGGGGAGTTTATGATGGGGAATCCTGGGGGATGGGACGGAAGCAAAGACAGCTGGCCGCCGCATAAAGTAGTGCTGGACGATTTCTATATTCAAAAGTATGAGGTTACTCAGGGGGACTTTGAGCTGTTTATGGCGGTGACGGGGTATGAACACTCGAACAGTTCCTATGAAAGCCTTAAAGATCATTCTCCAGATCGCTTTCAATCAAGCTTCCCGGCAGTAGTTTCATGGAAAGATGCGTCGAATTTTTGCGAATGGCTTGGATCTCAGACTGGTAGAGCCGTTGAACTTCCGACAGAGGCACAGTGGGAATATGCAGCCCGAAGCGGTGGCAAACCGTTTCGCTATGCTACTGAGAACGGAGACGCGAAAGAAGGTGTAACAATGGCAGCACGCCCATCACAGTACAGACGACAGAAAAAATCACTTCCGCAGCCGCCAGGGAGCTACCCTCCAAACCTGCTTGGCCTGTACGACATGTCAGGGAATGCTGCGGAATGGGTGAGAGATTATTATCACGCCGATTATTATGAGCGTTCCCCCGTAAATAACCCTAAAGGACCCGAGAGCCCAATGATAGAAAGCTGGAGCAACGAGCCCTTCAGGGTTCTTCGAGGTGGTGACTTCAAAGATTTTTCTGGAAACACAACAGTTACAAGGCGCAAAGCTATACAACGAGTAACCAATGAAACCACCGGTTTTCGTTGTTCCCTCGCCGATAATTAA
- a CDS encoding LysM peptidoglycan-binding domain-containing protein — protein MPQHEVQSGETLSAIASKYQVSLDAIKSENPIIKDVNHIEAGWNLTVPENSADRGVLPAAQSANDDTKDDLECSQCSIECEALVHVTGEEDTVYALSRTQLQDLYREIETLNKPLAELKRAEAGPEEDIPAAREKAWGSLRKLGALPETEQSSTAKELLNDYEARWKRERQRLEHQRRREKRIEYEINQIRSQILLPASQANLTERKDLLSVRVFTTLCAELEATLPGVKAKVEAHELITEASKQDLDEMDERLRFLRAALEAELQYRMVQNDQDADSHQVQRLKHETQELKKYTRWPDFIAEADLQSLVDKKKRLNELDDELIPYMDYVNEYAARVSWVVRLWNVIHHEEVEKHRNEQQERRDLIVDIEKTLRRLVETSPPSAVDVLAKPNTGSMKSRPLVELKHTGGAGYRYARQEVLNQLRGNWKALKTSDVRAVMSASDFERAWDEAKNGLKNDRSLKVKFAEWKSKEDNFFNQLEIELLKKEASTEDGRFAASAEAQMFRFAAQCSLEANYEPEKGHAYIGTQMQGAYSLLQGEATFAARLPDETGAKVLLEYENHQGNSIKLHCGYFRADAEYRIQGFAGACLSLAANAKLSSAPGDVSISGETNGEAFAGATLSNEASFGVKWKAAYQEMEIPVTELSPSQRDVDQSYRSLLEVKPEFAISTGIGAGFDFKVFLADRQLYMTVKGRLVLGPGGGGGIAAELNGEQIWELVKFVRWSLEVSDFRFLDWISEEAFESLSRLLSMFAFSEEAFASIVAKGTDTLSEIWRSLYQADGEVRKIAEGVLKNNRLEVLTPSAKAQLLTVLNQDSRPVLGGDDPHQRIANQAMIEIFETIHSHREFIEVLKRIGNESGKGSLQDLMSNYYKLFPRRLFQSSQAQRAENWLDSIV, from the coding sequence ATGCCACAGCATGAAGTTCAGTCAGGAGAGACACTCTCAGCTATTGCTTCGAAATATCAAGTCTCGTTAGATGCGATCAAAAGTGAGAACCCGATTATCAAGGATGTGAACCACATAGAGGCTGGCTGGAATCTAACTGTCCCTGAAAACTCCGCTGATCGGGGTGTACTTCCGGCAGCGCAGTCGGCTAACGATGATACAAAAGATGATCTCGAGTGCTCTCAGTGCTCGATCGAGTGCGAAGCGCTTGTTCATGTCACTGGTGAGGAGGACACGGTTTATGCGCTTAGCCGCACTCAGCTGCAGGATCTGTATAGGGAGATTGAGACTCTCAACAAGCCTTTGGCTGAGTTGAAAAGGGCCGAGGCGGGGCCTGAAGAGGATATACCTGCTGCGCGCGAAAAGGCTTGGGGCAGCCTTCGAAAGTTGGGGGCACTCCCCGAAACTGAGCAAAGTTCTACAGCAAAGGAGCTGCTCAATGACTACGAGGCCCGCTGGAAACGAGAGCGACAACGACTCGAGCATCAGCGCCGTAGAGAAAAACGGATTGAATATGAGATCAACCAGATCCGAAGCCAGATTCTGTTGCCCGCGAGCCAAGCCAACCTAACTGAAAGGAAAGATCTGCTCTCAGTAAGAGTTTTCACAACGCTTTGTGCCGAACTGGAAGCGACACTGCCTGGAGTGAAGGCAAAGGTTGAGGCCCACGAGCTAATAACTGAAGCCAGTAAGCAAGATCTGGATGAAATGGACGAGAGGCTCAGGTTCCTCAGGGCGGCTTTGGAGGCTGAGCTTCAGTATCGGATGGTTCAGAACGATCAGGACGCAGATAGCCATCAAGTGCAAAGGCTCAAACATGAAACCCAGGAGCTGAAGAAATACACGCGTTGGCCGGATTTCATTGCTGAGGCTGATCTTCAGTCTTTGGTAGACAAAAAGAAGCGACTGAACGAGCTCGATGATGAGCTGATTCCCTACATGGATTACGTCAACGAATATGCAGCGAGAGTGTCCTGGGTCGTCCGGCTTTGGAACGTAATCCACCATGAAGAAGTCGAAAAGCACCGTAACGAACAGCAGGAACGACGGGATCTTATCGTAGATATAGAGAAAACCCTTAGGCGTTTGGTGGAAACCAGTCCGCCTTCGGCCGTCGATGTTCTCGCCAAGCCGAACACCGGCTCGATGAAGTCTCGCCCACTGGTTGAACTTAAGCATACCGGTGGCGCGGGTTATCGCTACGCCCGCCAGGAGGTTCTGAATCAATTGCGCGGTAACTGGAAGGCGCTCAAGACTTCGGATGTTCGTGCAGTGATGAGTGCTTCCGACTTTGAACGAGCCTGGGACGAGGCGAAAAACGGCCTTAAGAACGACCGGTCGCTCAAGGTGAAGTTTGCAGAGTGGAAGAGCAAAGAGGACAACTTCTTTAACCAGTTGGAAATTGAATTACTTAAAAAAGAAGCTTCAACCGAAGATGGTCGTTTCGCCGCAAGTGCCGAAGCCCAGATGTTCCGGTTTGCCGCGCAGTGCAGCCTGGAAGCCAACTACGAGCCCGAGAAGGGCCATGCCTATATTGGTACCCAAATGCAAGGAGCGTACAGTCTCCTGCAGGGTGAGGCGACCTTTGCCGCCAGGCTGCCGGATGAGACCGGAGCAAAGGTGCTCCTCGAGTACGAAAATCATCAGGGAAATTCGATAAAGCTCCATTGTGGATACTTCAGGGCAGACGCGGAATATCGGATTCAGGGGTTCGCGGGTGCCTGTCTGTCTCTCGCAGCAAACGCGAAGTTATCGAGCGCACCTGGGGACGTTAGTATCTCTGGAGAGACCAATGGTGAAGCTTTTGCTGGAGCGACCTTGAGCAATGAGGCCAGCTTTGGGGTCAAGTGGAAGGCTGCGTATCAGGAAATGGAGATTCCAGTCACTGAATTGAGCCCAAGCCAGCGTGACGTCGACCAAAGTTATCGATCCTTGTTAGAGGTTAAACCCGAATTCGCGATATCAACTGGGATCGGTGCGGGGTTTGACTTTAAAGTGTTCTTGGCGGATCGCCAGTTGTACATGACAGTAAAGGGGAGGCTGGTCTTAGGGCCTGGCGGGGGCGGCGGTATTGCTGCAGAACTGAATGGCGAACAAATTTGGGAGTTAGTTAAGTTCGTTAGGTGGTCCTTAGAAGTGAGTGATTTTCGTTTTTTGGACTGGATTTCGGAGGAAGCTTTCGAAAGTTTATCTCGCCTATTGAGCATGTTTGCCTTCAGTGAGGAAGCTTTTGCGTCGATAGTTGCCAAGGGGACAGATACCTTATCGGAAATCTGGCGGTCGCTTTATCAAGCAGATGGAGAGGTTCGAAAGATTGCTGAGGGTGTGCTCAAAAATAATCGTCTGGAGGTACTGACGCCCTCTGCTAAAGCACAGTTACTGACGGTGTTGAATCAAGATAGCAGGCCCGTATTGGGCGGCGACGATCCCCATCAAAGAATCGCTAATCAAGCTATGATCGAGATCTTTGAAACCATTCATAGTCATCGAGAGTTTATCGAAGTCCTAAAAAGAATCGGGAATGAATCAGGAAAGGGATCGCTTCAAGACTTAATGAGCAACTATTACAAATTGTTCCCGCGACGATTGTTCCAATCGTCTCAAGCGCAAAGAGCAGAGAATTGGCTTGATTCGATAGTTTAA
- a CDS encoding DUF4123 domain-containing protein encodes MDAANYISTLDSLDLLAQEPSSADFAIIDLAVDDRFLRFLYEADQHGSVQWWSLLENTRWQASWNQGPILLAFNGDTQFHKKLKEKLSFMPLGIVIDSPESSTCVFNWAQGWLLALGKSDERLFRFYDPRSFRPLLAAFAGREKQIISSGVTIYWHNGSGWHGYRSPDNAIKEELPEQPSLVQAELSELPAFRSADRAMVYEQVYRDYLPETGDRRVWVLEQLQRASKLGFETVSLQERWLRLCIRIGSDPIARADVQEVIRRSEMTPADRLNAMESILEGKDATA; translated from the coding sequence ATGGACGCTGCAAACTACATCAGCACGCTTGATAGTCTGGACTTGCTGGCCCAGGAACCCTCCAGCGCGGACTTTGCCATCATTGACCTTGCGGTCGACGATCGCTTCCTCAGGTTTCTTTACGAAGCTGATCAGCACGGCTCGGTTCAGTGGTGGAGCCTTCTGGAGAATACCCGATGGCAGGCCTCATGGAATCAGGGACCCATACTCCTAGCGTTCAATGGAGACACCCAATTTCATAAAAAGCTTAAAGAGAAATTGAGCTTTATGCCGCTGGGAATCGTCATTGACTCGCCGGAAAGCTCGACATGTGTCTTCAATTGGGCTCAGGGATGGTTGCTAGCCCTTGGAAAGTCAGATGAGCGCCTTTTTCGATTTTACGATCCAAGATCTTTTCGTCCATTGCTGGCGGCTTTTGCAGGGCGAGAAAAACAGATCATTAGTTCCGGTGTGACGATCTACTGGCATAACGGGTCTGGTTGGCATGGATACCGGTCGCCTGACAACGCCATAAAGGAAGAGCTCCCTGAACAACCTTCGTTGGTTCAGGCTGAACTCTCCGAGTTGCCGGCCTTCAGATCGGCTGATCGTGCAATGGTCTATGAGCAAGTCTATCGGGATTATTTGCCTGAAACCGGAGACCGAAGAGTCTGGGTTTTGGAGCAGCTTCAGAGAGCCTCGAAACTTGGTTTTGAAACTGTTTCTTTACAAGAGCGTTGGTTAAGACTTTGCATCCGCATTGGCTCTGATCCGATTGCTAGGGCAGATGTTCAGGAAGTGATTAGAAGGTCGGAGATGACGCCGGCGGACCGTTTGAATGCGATGGAGAGCATATTGGAGGGCAAGGATGCCACAGCATGA